A stretch of the Bacillus sp. B-jedd genome encodes the following:
- a CDS encoding formylglycine-generating enzyme family protein, translating to MKSCCQVSRNSINGTLNSQADHGDKLVGNHHIEEMIYIPGGEFLMGSEDPDGIPGDGEGPVRKVKVDSFFIDQYAVSNLKFKEFVEATNYKTEAEIYGWSFVFNKLLTEKSAKAVKQVVAQTPWWAVVEGACWFRPEGIDTDIEDRLNHPVIHVSWNDAKAYCEWAGKRLPTEGEWEYAARGGLIQNRYPWGNELVPNGEHKCNIWQGKFPVENMEEDGYIGTAPVDSYQPNGFGLYNMSGNVWEWCENWFSPDFHRFEKKNNPKGPATGMAKSMRGGSYLCHESYCNRYRVGARTCNTPDSSTGNLGFRCVKTVK from the coding sequence GTGAAATCATGCTGCCAAGTAAGTCGGAATTCAATCAATGGAACTTTAAACTCTCAAGCGGATCACGGTGATAAGCTTGTTGGTAATCATCATATTGAAGAAATGATCTATATCCCTGGTGGCGAATTCTTAATGGGAAGTGAAGATCCTGACGGCATTCCTGGCGATGGGGAGGGGCCTGTAAGAAAAGTAAAAGTAGACTCCTTTTTTATTGATCAATATGCTGTATCTAATTTGAAATTCAAGGAGTTTGTAGAGGCTACAAACTATAAGACTGAAGCTGAAATATATGGTTGGTCGTTTGTTTTTAATAAATTACTAACTGAAAAAAGTGCAAAGGCAGTTAAACAGGTGGTGGCACAGACCCCGTGGTGGGCTGTTGTGGAAGGAGCCTGCTGGTTCCGTCCGGAAGGAATCGATACCGATATTGAAGACAGATTAAACCATCCGGTTATCCATGTATCGTGGAATGATGCCAAAGCCTACTGTGAGTGGGCTGGGAAAAGACTGCCCACCGAGGGTGAGTGGGAGTATGCAGCGAGAGGCGGCTTGATTCAAAATAGATATCCATGGGGGAACGAATTAGTACCAAACGGCGAACATAAATGCAATATTTGGCAAGGAAAATTTCCGGTTGAAAATATGGAGGAAGATGGTTATATAGGAACAGCACCAGTCGATTCCTATCAACCTAATGGATTTGGACTCTATAATATGTCAGGAAATGTTTGGGAATGGTGTGAAAATTGGTTCAGCCCCGACTTTCATCGTTTTGAAAAAAAGAATAATCCAAAAGGCCCAGCAACAGGAATGGCAAAATCCATGCGCGGCGGTTCCTATCTTTGTCATGAATCATATTGTAATCGCTACCGGGTGGGAGCGCGGACGTGCAACACGCCGGATAGTTCTACAGGGAACCTAGGCTTTCGTTGTGTGAAGACTGTAAAATAG
- a CDS encoding aminodeoxychorismate lyase, producing MRVNLLSSFAAGMLLTTAVCSAVYFTADTSKAASKTVKVELTDIEMKNKLQDNNYVVQTKEEFDKTIADATAEAPKETPPADNGTAAKTVTKVVINVSEGMTSIDVGRALVQAGIVKDAFTFSKDIEKKGLMNKLRPGVFVVDSSMSYDQIISTIFK from the coding sequence ATGAGAGTTAACTTATTGAGCAGCTTTGCTGCCGGAATGCTGCTGACAACCGCGGTTTGTTCCGCTGTTTACTTCACTGCTGATACATCGAAAGCAGCCAGTAAAACTGTAAAAGTTGAATTAACCGATATCGAGATGAAAAATAAACTTCAAGATAATAACTATGTGGTTCAAACGAAAGAAGAATTCGACAAAACCATTGCCGATGCAACTGCTGAAGCCCCAAAAGAAACGCCTCCGGCTGATAACGGGACAGCTGCAAAAACTGTCACCAAAGTGGTCATCAATGTCTCTGAAGGAATGACGAGTATAGATGTCGGCAGGGCGCTCGTTCAAGCCGGGATCGTCAAGGATGCCTTTACGTTTTCCAAAGACATCGAGAAAAAAGGGCTGATGAACAAGCTGCGCCCCGGCGTATTTGTCGTAGACAGTTCGATGTCTTACGATCAGATCATTTCTACGATATTCAAATAG
- a CDS encoding EamA family transporter, with protein sequence MKLNKGILFILIGASFFGFTPIFAKLGFRNGYSLGQINIVQMSISFLLLWSLTFIRRAGFKGLNKKNILQLMMTGSFIGLTSIFYYGAMQYVPASLAIILMFQFVWIGIVLEWIFSKIKPAPVTIFSIVLILIGVFFASNILNGEIKGLPFKGILFGILSAFTYAGFLFFSGKIAVNVNPLTRTSLMVTGSATLVFIIFIRDLPTVLPLEANLLTTAVGVSLFGAVLPPLFFAVGIPLVSGGVANILTSIELPIAILSASLILAEAISPLQWIGTAIILAAIALNELGSNLFGSRRQMNG encoded by the coding sequence ATGAAATTAAATAAAGGCATATTATTTATTTTGATCGGTGCTTCATTTTTCGGGTTTACACCGATTTTTGCAAAATTAGGATTCAGGAATGGCTATTCACTTGGCCAGATTAATATTGTCCAAATGAGTATATCCTTTCTTTTGCTATGGTCATTGACCTTTATCAGACGGGCTGGTTTCAAAGGGCTGAATAAGAAGAATATCCTTCAGCTCATGATGACCGGCAGCTTTATCGGTTTGACAAGTATTTTCTACTATGGAGCGATGCAATATGTGCCCGCATCGTTAGCCATCATTTTAATGTTCCAGTTCGTTTGGATCGGAATCGTGCTAGAGTGGATTTTCAGCAAAATTAAACCCGCACCTGTAACCATATTTTCCATCGTCTTAATCTTGATCGGGGTCTTTTTTGCTTCAAATATTTTAAATGGCGAAATAAAGGGCCTGCCTTTTAAAGGGATCTTATTTGGCATCCTGTCCGCCTTCACCTATGCCGGGTTCTTATTTTTTAGCGGAAAAATCGCTGTAAATGTGAATCCTTTGACGCGCACTTCTTTAATGGTGACAGGCTCGGCCACCCTCGTCTTTATCATCTTCATTCGCGACCTTCCAACCGTCCTCCCTCTGGAGGCAAATTTGTTAACAACGGCTGTTGGGGTTTCCTTATTTGGAGCAGTCCTTCCCCCACTGTTTTTCGCAGTGGGCATTCCATTGGTTTCAGGCGGAGTCGCTAATATCTTAACGTCTATTGAATTGCCGATTGCCATCCTGTCAGCAAGCCTGATATTGGCAGAAGCCATATCACCTCTTCAGTGGATAGGTACCGCTATTATACTGGCGGCGATTGCCTTGAACGAACTGGGCAGCAATCTCTTCGGATCAAGGCGGCAAATGAACGGTTGA
- a CDS encoding ABC transporter permease produces MRVFVEHTWLFTKRSLINTIRNPFAFIPNMVISLFFLFVYQAGLSGISKLPAFGGASYLAFILPVSIVSGAIGGAGGAGQSLITDLENGYFSRLLLTPASRLAIVLGPIIAGMLQLFVQTILILLIGFLMGLKVVTGFAGVVVVLLLAVGWGLAFAGYSVGVALRTKNAQAAQAGTFIFFPLLFLSTTFVPYDLIEAEWLKVAALINPTTYVFEGMRAVMITGWGESDIWKAFVVIILFCAATISFAALSARQAVSRG; encoded by the coding sequence ATGAGAGTATTTGTGGAGCACACCTGGCTTTTTACGAAAAGGAGTTTAATAAATACGATTCGCAACCCCTTCGCCTTCATTCCGAATATGGTGATTAGTCTTTTCTTTTTATTTGTATATCAAGCTGGACTGAGTGGAATTTCGAAACTTCCCGCATTTGGCGGAGCTAGTTACTTAGCGTTTATTTTACCTGTCTCAATCGTCTCGGGAGCTATTGGAGGTGCGGGAGGCGCGGGGCAATCTCTTATTACGGATCTGGAAAACGGCTATTTTTCAAGGCTTTTATTGACTCCGGCATCACGTCTGGCAATTGTTTTAGGACCGATAATCGCAGGGATGCTTCAACTTTTCGTACAAACGATTCTCATCCTGCTCATCGGTTTTTTAATGGGGCTAAAAGTGGTGACTGGCTTCGCTGGTGTTGTCGTGGTGCTTCTCCTCGCAGTGGGGTGGGGGCTGGCTTTTGCGGGCTATTCTGTGGGGGTTGCTCTTCGGACAAAGAATGCACAAGCCGCACAAGCAGGAACATTTATCTTCTTTCCGCTTCTATTCCTGAGTACTACCTTTGTCCCTTATGATCTAATTGAGGCAGAGTGGCTCAAAGTAGCGGCATTAATCAATCCTACGACATATGTGTTTGAAGGCATGCGAGCGGTCATGATTACAGGCTGGGGTGAAAGTGATATTTGGAAAGCTTTTGTTGTCATTATTTTATTCTGTGCCGCCACTATAAGTTTTGCTGCTTTGAGTGCCCGCCAGGCTGTAAGCAGGGGGTAG
- a CDS encoding ATP-binding cassette domain-containing protein encodes MKSMIHVEKLVKTFKGNVQAVKGVSFDVKEGEFFSFLGPNGAGKSTTIQMITTLLKPTSGKAEISGFDVTNEPEKIRRVIGVALQETGVDPQLTGRELLEIQGKLFGLRSHQARKRSNELLELVGLSEAANRKCGKYSGGMRRRLDLALTLVQQPKVLFLDEATTGLDPYNRKLIWEEIQSLNKEKGTTIFLTTQYLEEADELADRISIINEGKIVASGTQENLKASIGKDVIDLVFSTEVEALRASSLLGRVTVNQKPLGAGLRLFVEKGTAKLPEIIRLLDQELITPINLNVSPPSLDDVFLNLTGHSIQSEKDRERSLNA; translated from the coding sequence ATGAAATCAATGATTCATGTGGAGAAGCTGGTTAAAACTTTTAAAGGAAATGTTCAAGCTGTAAAAGGGGTATCTTTCGATGTTAAAGAAGGTGAATTTTTTTCTTTTCTCGGTCCAAACGGCGCCGGTAAATCAACCACTATACAAATGATCACCACTTTATTAAAACCCACATCGGGCAAGGCGGAAATTTCCGGTTTTGATGTCACGAATGAACCGGAAAAAATACGGCGTGTGATAGGAGTCGCCCTGCAAGAAACAGGTGTCGATCCCCAGTTGACTGGGCGGGAGCTTTTGGAAATCCAGGGGAAATTATTTGGCCTGCGGTCGCACCAAGCGAGGAAAAGATCCAATGAATTATTGGAGCTTGTGGGCTTATCGGAGGCCGCCAATAGAAAATGTGGAAAGTATTCAGGCGGGATGCGAAGACGTCTCGATTTGGCATTGACCCTTGTTCAACAACCAAAAGTTTTGTTCTTAGATGAGGCTACGACAGGGCTGGATCCATATAATCGAAAGCTAATTTGGGAAGAAATCCAATCTTTAAATAAGGAAAAGGGCACTACTATTTTTTTGACCACTCAATATCTAGAGGAAGCAGACGAATTGGCAGATCGCATTTCAATTATCAACGAGGGGAAAATCGTTGCATCCGGCACTCAAGAGAATTTAAAAGCGTCTATAGGAAAGGATGTAATTGATTTAGTTTTTTCAACAGAAGTGGAAGCACTGCGTGCGTCATCGCTGCTGGGAAGGGTTACAGTTAATCAGAAACCATTAGGGGCTGGCCTCCGGTTGTTTGTAGAGAAAGGGACGGCCAAATTGCCAGAGATTATTCGCTTGTTAGATCAAGAGTTAATCACTCCCATTAACCTGAACGTATCGCCGCCTTCATTAGATGATGTCTTTCTAAACTTGACAGGCCATTCCATCCAATCTGAAAAAGATAGAGAGAGGAGTCTGAATGCATGA
- a CDS encoding DUF378 domain-containing protein — MKTLNLVALVLIIVGGLNWLLVGLFKWDLVGGIFGGMDSVIARIVYILVGLAAIYSVKLLPVVSK; from the coding sequence ATGAAAACGTTAAATCTTGTTGCTCTCGTATTGATTATTGTAGGTGGTTTGAATTGGCTGCTTGTTGGATTGTTTAAGTGGGATTTAGTTGGAGGGATATTTGGCGGGATGGACAGTGTCATTGCAAGAATTGTCTATATCCTTGTTGGTCTTGCGGCTATCTATAGTGTGAAACTTTTACCGGTTGTTTCAAAATGA
- a CDS encoding MerR family transcriptional regulator, with translation MYSIKKVSELLGLPSVTIRAWENRYQVINPMRTEGGHRLYSEKDIEILQWLKEQTTQNDLKIGEAVQLLKQSTINSLDPPPVHKSFDDIKKSLYKALIEYNSQDANNIIELAFSMFEYEEVFHHILGEVLYQIGDDWENGKVTVAQEHFASQFVINRFAQFLRVLPVNDSLPKVLAFCPEEEDHHIGLMLFSLFLRKKGNEVIYLGPNTPFDGLLDVINKKKLSIITISITNPALLVRVEEWIQALTETNANLKFVIGGKGVLGSQHMDLQSVSYLTDSDWESFYESKFL, from the coding sequence ATGTATAGCATCAAAAAGGTATCCGAATTACTCGGCCTTCCCTCTGTAACAATTAGAGCATGGGAAAATAGGTATCAAGTTATTAATCCGATGCGAACAGAAGGCGGACACCGCTTATACAGCGAGAAGGATATAGAAATCCTCCAATGGCTGAAAGAGCAAACCACGCAAAATGATTTAAAAATCGGTGAGGCTGTCCAGCTTTTGAAACAGTCAACAATTAATTCTTTGGATCCCCCGCCAGTTCACAAATCTTTTGATGATATAAAAAAAAGTTTATATAAAGCGCTGATTGAATATAATTCACAAGATGCAAACAACATTATAGAATTGGCTTTTTCTATGTTTGAATATGAAGAAGTCTTCCATCACATTTTGGGAGAAGTTTTGTATCAAATAGGTGATGACTGGGAGAATGGAAAAGTTACTGTTGCTCAAGAACACTTTGCCTCTCAGTTCGTCATTAACCGATTTGCTCAGTTTTTAAGAGTCCTTCCTGTTAACGATTCACTGCCTAAAGTGCTGGCCTTTTGTCCTGAGGAGGAAGATCATCACATTGGCCTAATGCTTTTTAGCCTTTTCCTTCGAAAAAAAGGAAATGAAGTGATTTATTTAGGGCCGAATACTCCTTTCGATGGTTTATTAGATGTAATCAACAAAAAGAAACTTTCTATTATCACCATTTCCATAACCAATCCCGCACTATTGGTGAGGGTGGAAGAATGGATTCAAGCCCTTACAGAAACGAATGCCAATTTAAAGTTCGTCATCGGTGGTAAAGGCGTTCTGGGAAGCCAGCATATGGATTTACAATCAGTTTCTTATTTGACTGATTCAGATTGGGAATCCTTTTATGAATCTAAATTCCTTTAG
- a CDS encoding LURP-one-related/scramblase family protein, translating into MKQLYIKQKVFSLSEKFTVKDQDEIDVYFIEGSFMKIPKTFSVMNINRDEVALITKKVFSFLPRFFVEVNGREMVTIQKEFSFFKPRYTIEGVGIEVQGNWWDMDFEVLQHGEVVGRVNKEWFTWGDSYKVQILKDEMESIIIALVVAIDCVKADNAAASSASTM; encoded by the coding sequence ATGAAACAATTGTACATCAAGCAAAAGGTATTCAGTCTAAGTGAGAAGTTTACCGTAAAGGATCAGGATGAGATCGACGTTTATTTCATAGAAGGAAGCTTCATGAAAATCCCGAAAACATTTTCTGTCATGAATATAAATAGAGATGAGGTTGCCCTCATTACGAAAAAGGTATTCAGTTTTTTGCCTAGGTTTTTTGTTGAGGTAAATGGGCGGGAGATGGTAACGATTCAGAAGGAGTTTTCCTTCTTTAAACCGCGCTATACAATTGAAGGGGTTGGCATCGAAGTACAAGGCAATTGGTGGGATATGGATTTTGAAGTATTGCAGCATGGAGAGGTCGTCGGCAGGGTGAACAAAGAATGGTTTACCTGGGGCGATAGCTATAAGGTTCAAATCTTGAAGGATGAAATGGAAAGCATCATTATTGCGCTTGTAGTGGCAATTGACTGTGTAAAAGCTGACAATGCCGCTGCTTCATCAGCGTCTACGATGTAA
- the hmpA gene encoding NO-inducible flavohemoprotein, whose amino-acid sequence MLNQQKIDIVKSTVPVLEQHGEKITTRFYQLMFEAHPELLNIFNHANQKQGRQQKALAGAVYAAAMYIDNLEAILPVVTQIAHKHRSLGIKAEHYPIVGKYLILAIKDVLGDAATDEIIEAWTEAYGVIADAFISVEAQMYHEAADQKGGWDGFRDFIVDRKVNESNVITSLYLKPKDNKAIADFLPGQYISIKLEIPGEEFTHIRQYSLSDAPGRNHYRISVKRETSPENPDGKVSNYLHENVNEGDELKISAPAGDFVLDLQKDTPIVLMSGGVGLTPMLSMLKTVVEVQPDRDVTFIHAAQNSSVHALRDEVALIAEKENVKSFVFYDSPTEEDRQTGCFDVEGYVTKVWLEEYVQVQEADFYFCGPTPFMKAIYRSLKEMGVEEERIHYEFFGPKGDLNA is encoded by the coding sequence TTGTTAAATCAGCAGAAGATAGACATCGTTAAATCAACCGTTCCCGTGTTGGAACAGCACGGAGAAAAAATTACGACACGATTTTATCAGTTAATGTTCGAGGCACATCCTGAGTTGTTGAATATTTTCAACCATGCAAACCAAAAACAGGGCAGGCAGCAAAAGGCGCTTGCAGGCGCGGTATATGCTGCGGCAATGTACATTGACAATCTGGAAGCCATTTTGCCAGTGGTTACCCAAATTGCTCATAAACATCGCAGTCTTGGAATTAAAGCGGAACATTATCCGATTGTAGGAAAATACCTCATCCTTGCGATTAAAGATGTCCTTGGTGATGCCGCAACGGATGAAATCATTGAAGCCTGGACGGAAGCTTACGGGGTCATTGCGGATGCATTCATTAGTGTGGAGGCCCAGATGTACCATGAAGCCGCTGACCAGAAAGGCGGCTGGGATGGATTCCGTGACTTTATCGTTGACCGCAAAGTAAACGAAAGTAATGTCATTACATCTTTATACCTTAAGCCGAAGGATAATAAAGCTATTGCTGATTTTCTTCCTGGCCAATATATTAGCATTAAACTCGAGATTCCAGGGGAAGAGTTTACCCATATTCGCCAGTACAGCCTTTCTGATGCACCAGGGAGGAACCACTATCGTATTAGTGTGAAAAGGGAAACAAGTCCTGAAAACCCGGATGGCAAGGTGTCCAATTACCTTCATGAAAATGTGAATGAGGGGGACGAGCTTAAAATCAGCGCGCCAGCAGGGGACTTTGTTTTGGATTTACAGAAGGACACCCCTATCGTATTGATGAGCGGCGGTGTTGGATTGACTCCTATGTTGAGCATGTTAAAAACAGTGGTTGAGGTTCAGCCGGACAGGGATGTCACCTTTATTCACGCCGCGCAAAATAGCAGCGTCCATGCTTTACGGGATGAAGTAGCTTTAATTGCCGAAAAAGAAAACGTAAAGTCTTTCGTTTTTTATGATTCACCAACAGAAGAAGACCGCCAAACTGGCTGCTTTGACGTTGAGGGGTATGTCACGAAAGTGTGGCTGGAGGAATATGTACAAGTTCAAGAAGCTGATTTCTACTTCTGCGGACCGACTCCATTCATGAAGGCCATCTATCGCTCCCTAAAAGAAATGGGTGTAGAGGAAGAAAGGATTCACTATGAATTCTTCGGCCCTAAAGGGGATTTGAACGCGTAA
- a CDS encoding AbaSI family restriction endonuclease, translating to MLKYKYVKSQIAKTNKKNDENYVVTRVWNKLDNEDIKFITQQYVVRENGKYALTDMFFPQFNLHIEIDEGYHQSGIQVQKDLIRENDIISMTDHEIKRIDVTKGLKAVHEQIDDVVRYINMRIKDLGTNFIPWEVEKEFSPETYIKRGEINLRDNVAFKTCADVANVFGHSYKGYQRGGTTHPYYDDVMIWFPKLFPNGEWDNSISPDGKIIREKNIHEFKIDNHINEVIHNQKHKRIVFAKVKGPLGHIMYKFKGEFELDISASIKERCLIWKRISETVKTFPPLHRG from the coding sequence ATGTTGAAGTATAAATATGTTAAGTCTCAGATAGCTAAAACGAATAAAAAAAATGATGAGAACTATGTGGTTACCAGGGTATGGAACAAGTTGGATAACGAAGATATCAAGTTTATAACTCAACAATATGTGGTTAGGGAAAATGGTAAGTATGCCTTAACAGATATGTTTTTTCCCCAGTTCAATTTGCATATTGAGATTGATGAAGGCTATCACCAATCTGGGATTCAAGTCCAGAAAGACTTAATTAGAGAGAATGACATTATTAGCATGACTGACCATGAAATAAAAAGGATAGATGTAACTAAGGGTTTAAAGGCAGTTCATGAACAAATTGATGATGTGGTCAGATACATAAATATGAGGATAAAAGATTTGGGGACAAATTTTATTCCCTGGGAGGTGGAGAAGGAGTTTTCACCTGAAACTTATATAAAAAGAGGGGAAATTAATTTGCGGGATAATGTAGCGTTTAAAACATGTGCTGATGTTGCAAATGTTTTTGGCCATAGCTATAAAGGGTATCAAAGGGGAGGTACAACCCATCCCTATTATGATGATGTGATGATTTGGTTCCCTAAGTTATTTCCGAATGGCGAATGGGATAATTCAATCTCTCCTGATGGAAAGATAATCAGGGAAAAAAATATACACGAGTTTAAAATCGATAATCATATAAATGAAGTCATTCATAACCAGAAACATAAAAGAATTGTTTTTGCAAAAGTTAAGGGGCCGCTAGGGCATATCATGTATAAGTTTAAGGGAGAGTTTGAACTAGATATCTCCGCGTCTATCAAAGAAAGATGTTTAATTTGGAAGAGAATATCAGAAACAGTCAAAACATTTCCACCTTTACATAGAGGATAG